A portion of the Haliaeetus albicilla chromosome 5, bHalAlb1.1, whole genome shotgun sequence genome contains these proteins:
- the ATG13 gene encoding autophagy-related protein 13 isoform X7 — protein sequence MDTDLSSQDRKDLDKFIKFFALKTVQVIVQARLGEKICTRSSSSPTGSDWFNLAIKDIPEVTHEAKKALAGQLPAVGRSMCVEISLKTSEGDSMELEIWCLEMNEKCDKEIKVSYTVYNRLSLLLKSLLAITRVTPAYRLSRKQGHEYVILYRIYFGEVQLSGLGEGFQTVRVGTVGTPVGTITLSCAYRINLAFMSTRAGEDNGAVYPSVEDSQEVCTTSFSTSPPSQLSSSRLSYQPAALGVGSADMGFPVLFAGGLNAAHPHQLIGPGKEGGVPPIPSQPAHGTQADQERMCTPLDGVHYSAATPSSSEDTETVSNSSEGKCGSPHDLLETIFIRKVGAFVNKPINQVTMANLDIPFAMFAPKNVELEDNDPMVNPPDSPETESPLQGSLHSEGSSGSSTGNTHDDFVMIDFKPAFSKDDILPMDLGTFYREFQNPPQLSSLSIDIGAQSMAEDLDSLPEKLAVHEKNVKEFDAFVETLQ from the exons ATGGACACTGATCTCAGTTCCCAAGACAGGAAGGACCTGGACAAGTTCATCaaattttttgctttaaag ACGGTACAAGTAATTGTCCAGGCCCGACTTGGAGAGAAAATCTGTACCCGATCATCATCCTCCCCAACTGGCTCTGACTGG TTCAATTTGGCAATCAAGGATATACCAGAGGTTACTCATGAAGCAAAGAAAGCCCTGGCAGGACAACTGCCTGCTGTTGGACGGTCTATGTGCGTGGAGATTTCTCTCAAAACCTCAGAG GGGGACTCCATGGAGCTGGAAATTTGGTGTctagaaatgaatgaaaa GTGTGACAAAGAAATCAAAGTTTCATACACCGTATACAACAGGCTGTCTCTACTGCTGAAGTCTTTGCTTGCTATAACCAGGGTAACTCCAGCCTACAGACTCTCAAGGAAGCAAGGCCATGAATATGTAATATTGTACAG gATATATTTTGGTGAAGTCCAACTGAGTGGCTTGGGAGAAG GTTTCCAGACAGTCCGTGTTGGGACTGTGGGTACCCCAGTGGGCACCATCACTTTGTCTTGTGCCTACAGAATCAACCTCGCTTTCATGTCAACCAG AGCTGGTGAGGACAATGGTGCAGTATACCCCTCAGTAGAAGATTCCCAAGAAGTGTGTACCACATCTTTTTCCACCTCTCCTCCATCTCAG CTTTCCAGCTCTCGTCTTTCCTATCAGCCTGCTGCCCTGGGAGTTGGATCAGCTGACATGGGGTTTCCTGTACTCTTTGCTGGTGGCTTGAATGCTgcacaccctcaccag TTGATTGGTCCAGGCAAAGAGGGGGGAGTTCCCCCAATTCCTAGCCAGCCTGCACATGGCACTCAAGCTGACCAAGAGAGGATGTGCACCCCACTGGATGGAGTCCACTACTCAGCAGCTACTCCTTCTAGTAG CGAGGACACAGAAACAGTATCAAACAGCAGTGAAGGGAAGTGTGGCTCCCCACATGACCTTTTGGAGACCATCTTTATCCGGAAGGTGGGAGCTTTTGTCAACAAACCCATTAACCAG GTGACCATGGCCAACTTAGACATTCCTTTTGCCATGTTTGCTCCCAAGAATGTTGAGCTGGAAGATAACGACCCCATG GTCAATCCTCCTGACTCCCCAGAAACTGAATCTCCTCTACAAGGCAGCTTACACTCAGAGGGCTccagtggcagcagcacagggaacacCCACGACGACTTTGTTATGATTGACTTT AaaccagcattttcaaaagatgACATTCTTCCAATGGACCTGGGGACATTCTACCGTGAGTTTCAGAACCCCCCTCAACTCAGCAGCCTCTCCATTGACATTGGAGCGCAGTCCATGGCGGAAGATTTG GATTCGTTACCAGAGAAGCTGGCAGTCCACGAGAAAAATGTCAAAGAGTTTGATGCCTTTGTAGAAACCTTGCAGTGa
- the ATG13 gene encoding autophagy-related protein 13 isoform X2, producing the protein MDTDLSSQDRKDLDKFIKFFALKTVQVIVQARLGEKICTRSSSSPTGSDWFNLAIKDIPEVTHEAKKALAGQLPAVGRSMCVEISLKTSEGDSMELEIWCLEMNEKCDKEIKVSYTVYNRLSLLLKSLLAITRVTPAYRLSRKQGHEYVILYRIYFGEVQLSGLGEGFQTVRVGTVGTPVGTITLSCAYRINLAFMSTRQLERTPPIMGIIIDHFVDRPYPSSSPMHPCNYRAGEDNGAVYPSVEDSQEVCTTSFSTSPPSQCVFTVTKAHFQTPPPVVTDTLKVPVMGLAFSHQPAALGVGSADMGFPVLFAGGLNAAHPHQLIGPGKEGGVPPIPSQPAHGTQADQERMCTPLDGVHYSAATPSSSEDTETVSNSSEGKCGSPHDLLETIFIRKVGAFVNKPINQVTMANLDIPFAMFAPKNVELEDNDPMVNPPDSPETESPLQGSLHSEGSSGSSTGNTHDDFVMIDFKPAFSKDDILPMDLGTFYREFQNPPQLSSLSIDIGAQSMAEDLDSLPEKLAVHEKNVKEFDAFVETLQ; encoded by the exons ATGGACACTGATCTCAGTTCCCAAGACAGGAAGGACCTGGACAAGTTCATCaaattttttgctttaaag ACGGTACAAGTAATTGTCCAGGCCCGACTTGGAGAGAAAATCTGTACCCGATCATCATCCTCCCCAACTGGCTCTGACTGG TTCAATTTGGCAATCAAGGATATACCAGAGGTTACTCATGAAGCAAAGAAAGCCCTGGCAGGACAACTGCCTGCTGTTGGACGGTCTATGTGCGTGGAGATTTCTCTCAAAACCTCAGAG GGGGACTCCATGGAGCTGGAAATTTGGTGTctagaaatgaatgaaaa GTGTGACAAAGAAATCAAAGTTTCATACACCGTATACAACAGGCTGTCTCTACTGCTGAAGTCTTTGCTTGCTATAACCAGGGTAACTCCAGCCTACAGACTCTCAAGGAAGCAAGGCCATGAATATGTAATATTGTACAG gATATATTTTGGTGAAGTCCAACTGAGTGGCTTGGGAGAAG GTTTCCAGACAGTCCGTGTTGGGACTGTGGGTACCCCAGTGGGCACCATCACTTTGTCTTGTGCCTACAGAATCAACCTCGCTTTCATGTCAACCAG GCAGCTTGAGAGGACCCCTCCTATCATGGGGATTATCATTGATCACTTTGTGGACCGTCCTTATCCCAGCTCTTCACCCATGCATCCCTGCAATTACAG AGCTGGTGAGGACAATGGTGCAGTATACCCCTCAGTAGAAGATTCCCAAGAAGTGTGTACCACATCTTTTTCCACCTCTCCTCCATCTCAG TGTGTTTTTACTGTCACAAAGGCACATTTTCAGACCCCTCCTCCTGTGGTGACGGACACCTTGAAGGTCCCAGTGATGGGACTGGCCTTTTCACATCAA CCTGCTGCCCTGGGAGTTGGATCAGCTGACATGGGGTTTCCTGTACTCTTTGCTGGTGGCTTGAATGCTgcacaccctcaccag TTGATTGGTCCAGGCAAAGAGGGGGGAGTTCCCCCAATTCCTAGCCAGCCTGCACATGGCACTCAAGCTGACCAAGAGAGGATGTGCACCCCACTGGATGGAGTCCACTACTCAGCAGCTACTCCTTCTAGTAG CGAGGACACAGAAACAGTATCAAACAGCAGTGAAGGGAAGTGTGGCTCCCCACATGACCTTTTGGAGACCATCTTTATCCGGAAGGTGGGAGCTTTTGTCAACAAACCCATTAACCAG GTGACCATGGCCAACTTAGACATTCCTTTTGCCATGTTTGCTCCCAAGAATGTTGAGCTGGAAGATAACGACCCCATG GTCAATCCTCCTGACTCCCCAGAAACTGAATCTCCTCTACAAGGCAGCTTACACTCAGAGGGCTccagtggcagcagcacagggaacacCCACGACGACTTTGTTATGATTGACTTT AaaccagcattttcaaaagatgACATTCTTCCAATGGACCTGGGGACATTCTACCGTGAGTTTCAGAACCCCCCTCAACTCAGCAGCCTCTCCATTGACATTGGAGCGCAGTCCATGGCGGAAGATTTG GATTCGTTACCAGAGAAGCTGGCAGTCCACGAGAAAAATGTCAAAGAGTTTGATGCCTTTGTAGAAACCTTGCAGTGa
- the ATG13 gene encoding autophagy-related protein 13 isoform X9, translating into MDTDLSSQDRKDLDKFIKFFALKTVQVIVQARLGEKICTRSSSSPTGSDWFNLAIKDIPEVTHEAKKALAGQLPAVGRSMCVEISLKTSEGDSMELEIWCLEMNEKCDKEIKVSYTVYNRLSLLLKSLLAITRVTPAYRLSRKQGHEYVILYRIYFGEVQLSGLGEGFQTVRVGTVGTPVGTITLSCAYRINLAFMSTRAGEDNGAVYPSVEDSQEVCTTSFSTSPPSQPAALGVGSADMGFPVLFAGGLNAAHPHQLIGPGKEGGVPPIPSQPAHGTQADQERMCTPLDGVHYSAATPSSSEDTETVSNSSEGKCGSPHDLLETIFIRKVGAFVNKPINQVTMANLDIPFAMFAPKNVELEDNDPMVNPPDSPETESPLQGSLHSEGSSGSSTGNTHDDFVMIDFKPAFSKDDILPMDLGTFYREFQNPPQLSSLSIDIGAQSMAEDLDSLPEKLAVHEKNVKEFDAFVETLQ; encoded by the exons ATGGACACTGATCTCAGTTCCCAAGACAGGAAGGACCTGGACAAGTTCATCaaattttttgctttaaag ACGGTACAAGTAATTGTCCAGGCCCGACTTGGAGAGAAAATCTGTACCCGATCATCATCCTCCCCAACTGGCTCTGACTGG TTCAATTTGGCAATCAAGGATATACCAGAGGTTACTCATGAAGCAAAGAAAGCCCTGGCAGGACAACTGCCTGCTGTTGGACGGTCTATGTGCGTGGAGATTTCTCTCAAAACCTCAGAG GGGGACTCCATGGAGCTGGAAATTTGGTGTctagaaatgaatgaaaa GTGTGACAAAGAAATCAAAGTTTCATACACCGTATACAACAGGCTGTCTCTACTGCTGAAGTCTTTGCTTGCTATAACCAGGGTAACTCCAGCCTACAGACTCTCAAGGAAGCAAGGCCATGAATATGTAATATTGTACAG gATATATTTTGGTGAAGTCCAACTGAGTGGCTTGGGAGAAG GTTTCCAGACAGTCCGTGTTGGGACTGTGGGTACCCCAGTGGGCACCATCACTTTGTCTTGTGCCTACAGAATCAACCTCGCTTTCATGTCAACCAG AGCTGGTGAGGACAATGGTGCAGTATACCCCTCAGTAGAAGATTCCCAAGAAGTGTGTACCACATCTTTTTCCACCTCTCCTCCATCTCAG CCTGCTGCCCTGGGAGTTGGATCAGCTGACATGGGGTTTCCTGTACTCTTTGCTGGTGGCTTGAATGCTgcacaccctcaccag TTGATTGGTCCAGGCAAAGAGGGGGGAGTTCCCCCAATTCCTAGCCAGCCTGCACATGGCACTCAAGCTGACCAAGAGAGGATGTGCACCCCACTGGATGGAGTCCACTACTCAGCAGCTACTCCTTCTAGTAG CGAGGACACAGAAACAGTATCAAACAGCAGTGAAGGGAAGTGTGGCTCCCCACATGACCTTTTGGAGACCATCTTTATCCGGAAGGTGGGAGCTTTTGTCAACAAACCCATTAACCAG GTGACCATGGCCAACTTAGACATTCCTTTTGCCATGTTTGCTCCCAAGAATGTTGAGCTGGAAGATAACGACCCCATG GTCAATCCTCCTGACTCCCCAGAAACTGAATCTCCTCTACAAGGCAGCTTACACTCAGAGGGCTccagtggcagcagcacagggaacacCCACGACGACTTTGTTATGATTGACTTT AaaccagcattttcaaaagatgACATTCTTCCAATGGACCTGGGGACATTCTACCGTGAGTTTCAGAACCCCCCTCAACTCAGCAGCCTCTCCATTGACATTGGAGCGCAGTCCATGGCGGAAGATTTG GATTCGTTACCAGAGAAGCTGGCAGTCCACGAGAAAAATGTCAAAGAGTTTGATGCCTTTGTAGAAACCTTGCAGTGa